One segment of Streptomyces sp. XD-27 DNA contains the following:
- a CDS encoding response regulator transcription factor, with product MPSPTPASAVVLVVDDDPDVRAAVVDALAVEGYEVREAADGLAALSAVAAAPPDAILLDLAMPVLDGLAVCRELRRLGDRTPVLVVTARDAVSDRVAGLDAGADDYLVKPFALDELLARLRALLRRAAPPRIADEPSGGALSFADLTVDPETRTGVRGGRRLEFTRTEFALLELFLQHPGQVLPRDLIQERVWGADFGPESNSLAVYVGYLRRKLEAGGAARLVHTVHGVGYELAAR from the coding sequence ATGCCCTCACCCACCCCCGCTTCCGCCGTCGTGCTCGTGGTCGACGACGACCCCGACGTCCGCGCCGCCGTCGTGGACGCGCTGGCCGTCGAGGGGTACGAGGTGCGGGAGGCGGCGGACGGGCTGGCGGCGCTCAGCGCGGTGGCCGCCGCGCCGCCCGACGCGATCCTGCTGGACCTGGCCATGCCGGTACTGGACGGGCTGGCGGTCTGCCGCGAGCTGCGGCGGCTCGGGGACCGTACGCCCGTGCTCGTCGTCACCGCCCGCGACGCGGTCAGCGACCGGGTCGCGGGCCTGGACGCCGGCGCCGACGACTACCTGGTCAAGCCCTTCGCGCTGGACGAGCTGCTGGCCCGGCTCCGCGCCCTGCTGCGCCGCGCGGCTCCCCCGCGGATCGCGGACGAGCCCTCCGGCGGCGCGCTCTCCTTCGCCGACCTGACCGTCGACCCGGAGACGCGCACGGGCGTCCGCGGCGGGCGGCGGCTGGAGTTCACACGCACCGAGTTCGCGCTGCTGGAGCTGTTCCTGCAGCACCCCGGCCAGGTGCTGCCGCGCGACCTGATCCAGGAGCGGGTGTGGGGCGCCGACTTCGGGCCGGAGTCCAACTCGCTCGCCGTCTACGTGGGCTATCTGCGCCGCAAGCTGGAGGCGGGCGGCGCCGCGCGGCTGGTGCACACCGTGCACGGCGTCGGCTACGAGCTGGCGGCCCGGTGA
- a CDS encoding Fpg/Nei family DNA glycosylase codes for MPELPDVEGYRRVLDSCGRGRRVTRVERADPGVLRAVSARRLRRALEGRRLREPERLGKWLIARTDGPAVLLHFGMTGELLCCSADDPGHRHDRVVLTLDDDHQLRYRDQRKLQGLRLADSEADIERVTARLGPDALAVDGETFASLLAGRRARVKTVLTDQSALAGLGNLLADEILWRAGIPPGRPAKALDEDERRRLYREMRGVLRSSVRAGRVPDRPSWLTGRRDAPDPACPRCDGPLRRTRIGGRGTVWCPRCQPDDGR; via the coding sequence ATGCCCGAGCTACCGGACGTCGAGGGGTACCGGCGGGTGCTGGACTCCTGTGGGCGGGGGCGGCGCGTGACCCGGGTGGAGCGGGCCGACCCGGGCGTGCTGCGCGCCGTGAGCGCACGGCGGTTGCGCCGCGCGTTGGAAGGCCGCCGACTGCGGGAGCCCGAACGGCTCGGCAAGTGGCTCATCGCCCGTACGGACGGGCCCGCCGTGCTGCTGCACTTCGGGATGACCGGCGAGCTCCTGTGCTGCTCCGCCGATGACCCCGGGCACCGGCACGACCGTGTGGTGCTCACGCTGGACGACGACCATCAGCTGCGCTACCGCGACCAGCGCAAGCTCCAGGGGCTGCGCTTGGCCGACTCCGAGGCGGACATCGAGCGCGTCACCGCGCGACTGGGGCCTGACGCGCTGGCGGTGGACGGCGAGACCTTCGCGTCGCTGCTGGCCGGGCGGCGCGCACGGGTGAAGACCGTGCTGACCGACCAGTCCGCGCTCGCCGGGCTGGGAAACCTCCTCGCGGACGAGATCCTGTGGCGCGCGGGCATCCCTCCGGGACGCCCGGCCAAGGCCCTGGACGAGGACGAACGCCGACGGCTGTACCGCGAGATGCGCGGCGTCTTGCGGTCCTCGGTGCGGGCCGGACGGGTACCGGACCGCCCGTCGTGGCTGACCGGACGGCGCGACGCGCCCGACCCCGCGTGCCCGCGCTGCGACGGCCCGCTGCGCCGGACGCGGATCGGCGGCCGCGGCACCGTCTGGTGCCCGCGCTGCCAACCGGACGACGGAAGGTGA
- the dhaK gene encoding dihydroxyacetone kinase subunit DhaK, whose amino-acid sequence MRMLINVPETVVPDALRGMAAAHPELTVDVENRVIVRRDAPVAGKVALVSGGGSGHEPLHGGFVGRGMLDAACPGEIFTSPVPDQMVRAAAAVDSGKGVLFVVKNYTGDVLNFDMAAELAEDEGIQVAKVLVNDDVAVTDSLYTAGRRGTGATLFVEKIAGAAAEEGAPLERVKAIARQVNESARSFGVALSACTTPAKGSPTFDLPAGELELGIGIHGEPGRERRAMMTSREIADVAVDTVLEDLRPDSPVLLLVNGMGATPLVELYGFNAEVHRVLAERGVPVVRTLVGNYVTSLDMAGTSVTLCEVDEELLRLWDAPVRTAGLRWGC is encoded by the coding sequence ATGCGGATGCTGATCAACGTGCCCGAGACCGTGGTCCCCGACGCCCTGCGCGGCATGGCCGCGGCCCACCCCGAGCTGACCGTCGACGTCGAGAACCGGGTGATCGTGCGGCGCGACGCGCCCGTGGCGGGCAAGGTCGCGCTGGTCTCCGGCGGCGGCTCCGGGCACGAGCCGCTGCACGGCGGCTTCGTGGGGCGCGGCATGCTCGACGCCGCCTGCCCCGGCGAGATCTTCACCTCGCCGGTGCCGGACCAGATGGTGCGCGCGGCGGCGGCCGTGGACAGCGGCAAGGGCGTGCTGTTCGTCGTCAAGAACTACACCGGCGACGTCCTCAACTTCGACATGGCGGCCGAGCTGGCCGAGGACGAGGGCATCCAGGTCGCCAAGGTGCTGGTCAACGATGATGTGGCGGTCACGGACAGCCTCTATACGGCGGGTCGCCGGGGCACCGGCGCGACGCTGTTCGTGGAGAAGATCGCGGGCGCGGCGGCCGAGGAGGGCGCGCCGCTGGAGCGCGTCAAGGCCATCGCCCGTCAGGTCAACGAGTCGGCCCGCAGCTTCGGCGTGGCGCTGAGCGCGTGCACCACCCCGGCCAAGGGCAGTCCCACCTTCGACCTCCCGGCCGGGGAGCTGGAGCTGGGCATCGGCATCCACGGGGAGCCGGGCCGGGAGCGGCGCGCCATGATGACCTCGCGCGAGATCGCGGACGTCGCGGTGGACACGGTGCTGGAGGACCTCCGGCCGGACAGCCCGGTGCTGCTGCTGGTCAACGGCATGGGCGCGACGCCGCTGGTGGAGCTGTACGGCTTCAACGCGGAGGTGCACCGGGTACTGGCCGAACGGGGCGTTCCGGTGGTCCGCACCCTCGTCGGCAACTACGTGACCTCGCTGGACATGGCGGGCACGTCGGTGACGCTGTGCGAGGTCGACGAGGAGCTGCTGCGGCTGTGGGACGCCCCGGTCCGCACCGCCGGGCTCCGGTGGGGGTGTTGA
- a CDS encoding HAMP domain-containing sensor histidine kinase, with amino-acid sequence MGRAPLRTRLALITSVAVALVALGVCAAAFVVIRYELVRQLDLQLTQQANLIAQEKRDQPAGPLYGECVWLSAPACAQIVTPRTGLPGARGGGDLVLPVTDATRAVAAGSRPAYNSDITLRGHRMRLLTTPLRGHRALELAIRSDTADQGVRQAGRLLGAVGAAGVLLAAGLGYLASRTALAPVTRLTATAERITATRDPAHRIELSAAERRRPDEITRLADSFNTMLGELQQSVAAQRRLVADASHELRTPLTALRTNAELLARADRLSDSSRDRAAAALGRQLREVTGLVNDLIELARDEEPQPLVEPLRLDELVARCVEQARGHWPDTPFGTELAACTVYGVPARLARLLSNLLDNAAKFSPPGAPVDIRLAVTADGIDLTVRDHGPGIAAEDLPHVFDRFYRSRQARALPGSGLGLAMARQIARAHGAELTAERPDGGGACFRLRFPRA; translated from the coding sequence GTGGGCCGCGCGCCGCTGCGCACCCGGCTCGCCCTGATCACCTCCGTCGCCGTCGCGCTGGTGGCGCTCGGGGTGTGCGCGGCCGCGTTTGTCGTCATCCGCTACGAGCTGGTGCGCCAGCTCGACCTCCAGCTGACCCAGCAGGCGAACCTGATCGCCCAGGAGAAGCGCGACCAGCCCGCCGGGCCGCTGTACGGCGAGTGCGTCTGGCTGTCCGCCCCGGCCTGCGCGCAGATCGTCACCCCGCGCACCGGCCTGCCCGGCGCGCGCGGCGGCGGGGACCTGGTGCTCCCGGTCACCGACGCCACCCGCGCCGTCGCCGCGGGCTCCCGCCCGGCGTACAACAGCGACATCACCCTGCGCGGCCACCGGATGCGGCTGCTCACCACCCCGCTGCGCGGCCATCGCGCGCTGGAGTTGGCGATCCGCTCCGACACCGCCGACCAGGGCGTACGGCAGGCGGGCCGGCTGCTGGGCGCGGTCGGCGCCGCCGGGGTGCTGCTCGCGGCGGGGCTCGGCTACCTCGCGTCCCGTACGGCGCTGGCCCCCGTCACCCGGCTCACCGCCACCGCGGAACGGATCACCGCGACCCGGGACCCCGCCCATCGCATCGAGCTCTCGGCGGCCGAGCGCCGCCGCCCGGACGAGATCACCCGGCTCGCGGACAGCTTCAACACCATGCTCGGCGAGCTCCAGCAGTCCGTCGCCGCCCAGCGCCGCCTGGTCGCCGACGCCTCCCACGAGCTGCGGACGCCGCTGACCGCGCTGCGGACGAACGCCGAGCTGCTCGCCCGCGCCGACCGGCTCTCCGACAGCAGCCGCGACCGGGCCGCGGCCGCGCTCGGCCGCCAACTGCGCGAGGTGACCGGGCTGGTCAACGACCTGATCGAGCTGGCGCGGGACGAGGAGCCGCAGCCGCTGGTGGAACCGCTGCGGCTGGACGAACTCGTGGCGCGCTGCGTCGAGCAGGCGCGCGGCCACTGGCCGGACACCCCGTTCGGCACGGAGCTGGCGGCATGCACGGTGTACGGCGTTCCGGCCCGGCTCGCCCGGCTGCTGTCCAACCTGCTCGACAACGCGGCCAAGTTCAGCCCGCCGGGCGCGCCGGTCGACATCCGGCTCGCGGTGACGGCTGACGGCATCGACCTCACGGTGCGCGACCACGGCCCGGGCATCGCCGCCGAGGACCTGCCGCACGTCTTCGACCGCTTCTACCGGTCGCGCCAGGCGCGCGCCCTGCCCGGTTCGGGGCTCGGCCTGGCCATGGCCCGGCAGATCGCCCGCGCCCACGGCGCCGAGCTCACCGCCGAGCGGCCGGACGGCGGCGGGGCCTGCTTCCGGCTGCGGTTCCCTCGTGCGTGA
- a CDS encoding PTS-dependent dihydroxyacetone kinase phosphotransferase subunit DhaM, producing MVGVVLVAHSAAVAAAVAELATGLAGGGTTAPVAPAGGTPDGGLGTSAKLIAEAAHAVDRGAGVAILADMGSAVLTVKALLAEGDQLPADTRLVDAPFVEGAVAAVATASAGTDLAAVAAAAEEAYGYRKT from the coding sequence CTGGTCGGGGTGGTGCTCGTCGCGCACAGCGCGGCGGTGGCCGCGGCCGTCGCCGAGCTGGCCACCGGCCTGGCGGGTGGCGGTACGACGGCCCCGGTGGCGCCCGCCGGAGGCACTCCGGACGGCGGCCTGGGCACCAGCGCGAAGCTGATCGCCGAGGCGGCCCACGCGGTCGACCGGGGCGCGGGCGTCGCGATCCTGGCGGACATGGGCAGCGCGGTGCTGACGGTGAAGGCGCTGCTCGCGGAGGGCGACCAACTCCCGGCGGACACCCGGCTGGTGGACGCCCCCTTCGTCGAGGGGGCGGTGGCCGCGGTCGCCACGGCCTCGGCGGGCACGGACCTGGCCGCGGTCGCGGCGGCGGCCGAGGAGGCGTACGGCTACCGCAAGACGTGA
- the dhaL gene encoding dihydroxyacetone kinase subunit DhaL — MSAVTAAVEREADRLTELDAAIGDADHGTNMQRGFRAVCAVLDKEQPGTPGAVLVLAGRQLISTVGGASGPLYGTLLRRAGKALGDAEAVGPAELREALRAGVDAVAQLGGAALGDKTMLDALIPGVEALAESFAAAEAAASDGALATVPLQARKGRASYLGERSIGHQDPGATSSALLLMTLAEVAKGSEGSTEGAAQ; from the coding sequence ATGAGCGCGGTGACCGCCGCCGTGGAGCGGGAGGCGGACCGGCTCACCGAACTGGACGCGGCGATCGGCGACGCCGACCACGGCACGAACATGCAGCGCGGCTTCCGGGCCGTGTGCGCCGTCCTGGACAAGGAGCAGCCCGGCACGCCCGGCGCCGTCCTGGTCCTGGCCGGTCGGCAGCTGATCTCGACGGTGGGCGGCGCGTCGGGCCCGCTGTACGGAACGCTGCTGCGGCGCGCGGGCAAGGCACTCGGCGACGCGGAGGCGGTCGGCCCCGCGGAGCTGCGGGAGGCGCTGCGCGCCGGGGTGGACGCGGTCGCCCAACTGGGTGGCGCGGCCCTCGGTGACAAGACGATGCTGGACGCGCTGATCCCGGGGGTCGAGGCACTGGCCGAGTCGTTCGCGGCGGCGGAGGCGGCGGCCTCGGACGGCGCGCTGGCGACCGTACCGCTCCAGGCGCGCAAGGGCCGGGCCAGCTACCTGGGCGAGCGCAGCATCGGCCACCAGGACCCGGGCGCGACCTCCTCGGCGCTGCTGCTCATGACGCTGGCGGAGGTGGCGAAGGGGTCGGAGGGGTCGACGGAGGGGGCGGCGCAGTGA
- a CDS encoding glycoside hydrolase, whose protein sequence is MRFFTSRHRNRAAAAAVVASLSCLALVAPSDATVSLPPQAVGVIRGHLVDIPVKGGTATVDASSLRVTARTAHGTVELSAPAATAPGAPGPVARTADGGVRWSYPGSGLAVTARAEEGRLVMSVTATGRADRTLSWPVTGTDRAASALQLPRGEGLSLPVADRFWNSAEAQLVGSDLPLESALSMPLWGYTLGRQGVSYLVPTDIGTSLRTASDRGRLRATATHRFSRAEGTTRYTVAFSLTDGSPVAPAVDYRAWLSERGQLGSLREKIRANPATGKLLGAFHAYLWGDARKAAGVRQLRALGVDGMWLGYDADDRPMDAAAVTAAKDAGYLVGPYDSFANGQDPKTSDAPTSVWPDRVYPDFCVRDADGKPVPGFHDRGCYLSSEAFEKAEPTRHHLADRTRAMTANGADSYFLDVDAAGELFRDHSSAHPMDRARDRANRLARMKRLADGDRLVLGSESAGAWANQVLAFDHGSGTPVVDGLWKAQRDKEKWGGYAPANAPGVFFKPAELPEAVAKAMYDPAYRVPLYETALHDSLVNTERWELSYDKLPKQKTTRALLAMLYNTPLNFVLDGASLKERGGELAALQKYFAPLHRAAGTEAMTDFRDLTADRSVQRTVFGDGVLTVTANFGGSPHDGLPGGCVDATLKGDEKPRRLCPGTPG, encoded by the coding sequence ATGCGCTTCTTCACTTCACGTCACCGCAACCGCGCCGCCGCCGCGGCCGTGGTCGCCTCGCTGTCCTGCCTCGCGCTCGTCGCTCCCTCCGACGCGACCGTGTCGCTGCCGCCGCAGGCGGTGGGCGTCATCCGGGGCCACCTCGTCGACATCCCCGTGAAGGGCGGCACGGCCACCGTCGACGCCTCCTCGCTGCGGGTCACCGCCCGTACGGCCCACGGCACCGTGGAGCTGTCGGCCCCCGCCGCCACCGCCCCGGGCGCCCCCGGCCCGGTGGCCAGGACGGCGGACGGCGGCGTCCGCTGGAGCTATCCGGGCAGCGGACTGGCCGTCACCGCCCGCGCCGAGGAGGGCCGTCTGGTCATGTCGGTCACCGCCACGGGCCGCGCCGACCGCACCCTGTCCTGGCCCGTCACGGGCACCGACCGGGCCGCCTCCGCCCTCCAGCTGCCGCGCGGCGAAGGGCTCTCCCTCCCCGTCGCCGACCGCTTCTGGAACTCCGCCGAGGCCCAGCTCGTCGGCAGCGACCTCCCCCTGGAGTCGGCCCTGTCGATGCCGCTGTGGGGCTACACCCTCGGCCGGCAGGGCGTCAGCTACCTGGTCCCCACCGACATCGGCACGTCCCTGCGCACGGCCTCCGATCGGGGACGGCTGCGCGCCACCGCCACCCACCGCTTCTCGCGCGCCGAGGGCACCACCCGGTACACCGTCGCCTTCTCCCTGACCGACGGGTCGCCGGTCGCCCCCGCCGTCGACTACCGCGCCTGGCTCAGCGAGCGCGGACAGCTCGGCAGCCTGCGGGAGAAGATCCGGGCCAACCCGGCCACGGGCAAGCTGCTCGGCGCCTTCCACGCCTACCTGTGGGGCGACGCCCGCAAGGCGGCGGGCGTACGGCAGCTGCGCGCGCTCGGCGTGGACGGCATGTGGCTCGGCTACGACGCCGACGACCGGCCGATGGACGCCGCCGCCGTCACCGCGGCCAAGGACGCCGGCTACCTCGTCGGCCCGTACGACTCGTTCGCCAACGGGCAGGACCCGAAGACGTCGGACGCGCCCACCTCCGTCTGGCCCGACCGGGTCTACCCCGACTTCTGCGTCCGGGACGCCGACGGGAAGCCCGTGCCCGGCTTCCACGACCGCGGGTGCTACCTGTCCTCGGAGGCGTTCGAGAAGGCCGAGCCGACCCGCCACCACCTCGCCGACCGCACCCGCGCGATGACCGCCAACGGCGCCGACAGCTACTTCCTCGACGTCGACGCGGCCGGTGAGCTGTTCCGCGACCACAGCTCCGCCCACCCCATGGACCGGGCGCGCGACCGCGCCAACCGGCTGGCCCGCATGAAGCGGCTGGCCGACGGCGACCGCCTGGTGCTCGGCTCGGAGTCCGCCGGAGCCTGGGCCAACCAGGTCCTCGCCTTCGACCACGGCTCCGGCACCCCGGTGGTCGACGGGCTCTGGAAGGCCCAGCGGGACAAGGAGAAGTGGGGCGGCTACGCGCCCGCGAACGCGCCGGGTGTCTTCTTCAAGCCCGCCGAGCTGCCCGAGGCCGTGGCCAAGGCGATGTACGACCCGGCCTACCGCGTCCCGCTGTACGAGACCGCCCTGCACGACTCGCTGGTCAACACCGAACGCTGGGAGCTGTCGTACGACAAGCTGCCGAAGCAGAAGACCACCCGCGCGCTGCTGGCGATGCTCTACAACACCCCGCTCAACTTCGTCCTCGACGGCGCGTCGCTCAAGGAGCGGGGCGGGGAGCTGGCCGCGCTGCAGAAGTACTTCGCGCCCCTGCACCGGGCGGCCGGCACGGAGGCCATGACGGACTTCCGTGACCTCACCGCCGACCGCTCCGTCCAGCGCACCGTCTTCGGCGACGGCGTCCTCACCGTCACCGCCAACTTCGGCGGCAGCCCGCACGACGGCCTGCCGGGCGGCTGCGTGGACGCCACCCTCAAGGGCGACGAGAAGCCGCGCCGCCTGTGCCCCGGCACACCTGGGTGA
- a CDS encoding acyl-CoA dehydrogenase family protein, with protein MHLAYTPEQQRLRAELRAYFAELVPDDRAPATDRAAQKRFYRATIRRLGADRWLGVGWPREYGGRGLTPLEQFIFFDEAAQAGVPLPLMALNTVGPTLMRYGTDEQKAYFLPRILAGEIDFAIGYSEPDAGTDLASLKTRAVREGDTYRVNGQKTWTTNGDTADWVWLAVRTDPDAPPHKGISLLLVPTTDPGYSCTPITTLASHDTTASYYEDIRVPVTRRVGAENEGWRMITTQLNYERVTLAAHGSMAIRALRGVQHWAAGTRLADGRRIIDLAWVRARLARTHARLEAMRLLNWRMVDALQHDALTPQDASAAKVYGSEARRDAYAWLMEVLGAAGPLKEGSAGAVLHGELERGYRSSVVFTFGGGNNEVQREIISWIGLGMPRVRR; from the coding sequence GTGCACCTCGCCTACACGCCCGAGCAGCAGCGGCTACGCGCCGAACTGCGTGCCTACTTCGCCGAACTCGTCCCCGACGACCGCGCCCCCGCCACCGACCGCGCCGCGCAGAAGCGCTTCTACCGCGCCACCATCCGCCGCCTGGGCGCCGACCGCTGGCTGGGCGTCGGCTGGCCGAGGGAGTACGGCGGGCGCGGGCTGACCCCGCTGGAGCAGTTCATCTTCTTCGACGAGGCGGCACAGGCGGGCGTACCCCTGCCGCTGATGGCGCTCAACACCGTCGGCCCCACCCTGATGCGGTACGGCACCGACGAGCAGAAGGCGTACTTCCTGCCGCGCATCCTCGCCGGTGAGATCGACTTCGCCATCGGTTACAGCGAACCCGACGCGGGCACCGACCTGGCCTCCCTCAAGACCCGTGCCGTACGCGAGGGCGACACCTACCGCGTCAACGGCCAGAAGACCTGGACCACGAACGGCGACACCGCCGACTGGGTGTGGCTCGCGGTCCGCACCGACCCGGACGCGCCGCCCCACAAGGGCATCAGCCTCCTGCTGGTACCGACCACCGACCCCGGCTACTCCTGCACCCCCATCACCACCCTGGCCTCCCACGACACCACCGCCAGCTACTACGAGGACATCCGGGTCCCGGTCACCCGCCGCGTCGGCGCGGAGAACGAGGGCTGGCGCATGATCACCACCCAGCTCAACTACGAGCGCGTCACGCTCGCCGCGCACGGGTCCATGGCCATCCGCGCCCTGCGCGGCGTCCAGCACTGGGCCGCCGGCACCCGCCTCGCCGACGGCCGCCGCATCATCGACCTGGCGTGGGTACGCGCCCGGCTGGCCCGCACCCACGCCCGCCTGGAGGCCATGAGACTGCTCAACTGGCGGATGGTCGACGCCCTCCAGCACGACGCGCTCACCCCCCAGGACGCCTCCGCCGCCAAGGTGTACGGATCCGAGGCGCGCCGGGACGCCTACGCCTGGCTGATGGAGGTCCTCGGCGCGGCCGGTCCGCTCAAGGAGGGGTCGGCGGGCGCGGTCCTCCACGGCGAGCTGGAGCGCGGCT